Genomic window (Salvelinus fontinalis isolate EN_2023a chromosome 3, ASM2944872v1, whole genome shotgun sequence):
ATACTGTACTAGTAGCTTCGCAACAAAAATCCAACACATTTTTTTATTGCAGGACTCCCAGCAGCCCTCTCCTTTAGCTCTGTTGGCAGCGACCTGTAGTAGAATCGACACCCCGGGCGAGAGTGACTCTGGCTCCGAACAACAGTTAGACCTAAGCCAAGCCCAGCTGACCCAGACAGCCAATGGGAGCTGGCAGATCATCCCGGTTAGTCTCGGTAGCTCCAGTGGttccaacaccatcaccaccgaCTCTACTGGCATGGTCATGACCGTGGGCGACTCGGGGAAGAACAGGGGGCAGCAGGTGTTGACGTCGGTCTCCAGTGGACACCAGGGACAGCAGCAGTATGTGCTGTCCTCAGCTCCTTCTCTACAGGGCCAGCAGGTCCTCACCATGTCTGGGGGCCAGGTTGTGTCCATGCCTAACATCCATTACCAGGTGATCCCTCAGTTCCAGACGGTAGATGGCCAGCATCTACAGTTTGCCCAGGCAGGGGTACAGCAGGACCCTAATGCAGCTGGGGCCGGACAGTTCCAGCTCGTCTCCTCGCCTAACGGGGGTCAGCAGTTGGTTAGAGCAGGGAGTGGAGGAAATATCCTAACCATGCCCGCCGGGCTCCTACAGCAAGCCATCCCCCTACAGAACCTAGGTCTGGGTAACAGCGTCCTGCAGAATaaccagggtcagttccagttgGCTAATATGCCTGGGCTCCTAAATGGTAATATCACCCTCCTTCCGGTCAGTGCAGCTAGTGGGTCTGAAGGGGACGGAGGCTCTAACCAGCAGCTGATGCAGCAGGTAGTGTCAACCTCTGGCACGTACTACACTAactcaaccaccaccaccactcagacAGGCACCTCGTATGGAGGCATGACACAGCAGACTCAGAGCACCAACGGCTTCCAGAACTCTGGTGGCGGGATCCCCATCCAGCCAGATAACAGAGATCAGCCGCAGCAGATCCTCATTCAACCCCAGCAGCTCATCCAAGGAGGGACCTCCCTGCAGACAATCTCAGCTGGGGGACAGGTGTTCGCGACCCCAACGCTTACCCAGGATGCCCTGCAGAACCTGCAAATTCAGACCATCCCCAACACCTCTCCCATCCTGCTGAGGACCGTCGGGCTCAACGGACAGGTGAGTTAGAAGTTCTACTCAAGCTTTTCGGAATGTATTTGTTGATTGGTGCTAGCGTCCTAGTTACAGGCTCCGACTAGGTTATTATAAGTTCTCAGGTATAACCCCTGGCCCTATagcttacattttacatttgtcatttagcacattggttctcaaccttttttcccttactgtaccaccaactgaatgttgctctgtctggagtacccctgaagtaccccccccccccctgcagtttaccagtaggtctatggtctcatgagtcttatCATAGTACCCcatgtggatagaccaggtaccCCCTGGGGGGGTCATAGTaaccctggttgggaaccactgacttACAGACACTCCCGTCTTACTCCTATGATCCAATGTAACAATGATCTCTGCAGATGATTATGATGTTTTAATTTCTGAATAATTGTGATGAAAAATGTGAACTTATCTCAGTCCAACAACATGGAAAATATAACTTAAATGTGTCCGTTCCTAATCGATCAATACGGACTTCCTCGATCTGCTAATCAAtccctcttcctcatccctcCAGGTGAGCTGGCAGACCCTCCAGCTGCAGAGCCCAGCGGGGACCCAGATCACCCTGGCCCCCATGCAGGGTCTCTCTCAGCTGGGCCCGGCCCAGGGAGGTACCATGCAACTCCCTGGCCTCCACACCATCAACCTCAACACACTGCAGAACTCTGGTTTACAGATGCACCAGCTACAAGGAGTTCCCATCACCATCTCTAACACAGCTGGTAAGTGTTCTGCTGAGGACTGAATTAACACTTATCCTATTGAATTTGAATTAGTCTTTTACtacagcccatagaaacgcattgagtATCACATTCATAAATGGGGGGAAAGGACTGGTAAAAAtaaaggttttgaagtgtctgcaCTATGTCTAGGAGatgtaagaaagctcaggaaatattttttttgggggggggggggggcgcacaaTTACCTCCATACTTCTGTTTGAATGGGTCCTTCAGATGAGTCTCGTGACACTTGCGTAGGTCGTAGAGCAAGATGGAGAATACCATCATGTTCGCGAGAGTCTCTTTCCATAGATTGGTCATAATAGTTTTCGATGCCAAACCGTTCAGACGCGAAAGGCCGACCTAGATGGAgacggtggattgagacgcagcccataccGATTTTGCTGgagattttttacattttatataTTACTTAGCTTGACGCACAGGTGGTCACAGTTGTAGACTTACCCATATCTGCACTTTAATTGTTGTAACCAGAAAGGTTTCATTCAGTTGGTTGGTTTTGAATTATTTGATGTCAACAAACAAATGTAACTTGATGCCTGGAATGCAAAGTAGTGTTAAGTAAGCCAACTGGTTTGCCTTGTTCACGCTACATGATGCCAGTATCTGCACGGTGTGCGTTCAGAGTAACAGACCATTGGTGTGCATTGACTAAGCATTTCCTTTACTCCTCTGTGGCTCAGTGACAATCAGCTAGTAAGAGGCCTGTCTGGTCCGGCAGTCAGCTAGCAAGAGGCCTGTCTGGTCCGGCGGTCGGCTAGCAAGAGGCCTGTCTGGTCCGGCGGTCGGCTAGCAAGAGGCCTGTCTGGTCCGGCGGTCGGCTAGCAAGAGGCCTGTCTGGTCCGGCGGTCGGCTAGCAAGAGGCCTGTCTGGTCCGGCGGTCGGCTAGCAAGAGGCCTGTCTGGTCCGGCGGTCGGCTGGCAAGAGGCCTGTCTGGTCCGGCGGTCGGCTGGCAAGAGGCCTGTCTGGTCCGGCGGTCGGCTGGCAAGAGGCCTGTCTGGTCCGGCGGTCGGCTGGCAAGAGGCCTGTCTGGTCCGGCGGTCGGCTGGCAAGAGGCCTGTCTGGTCCGGCGGTCGGCTGGCAAGAGGCCTGTCTGGTCCGGCGGTCGGCTAGCAAGAGGCCTGTCTGGTCCGGCGGTCGGCTAGCAAGAGGCCTGTCTGGTCCGGCGGTCGGCTAGCAAGAGGCCTGTCTGGTCCGGCGGTCGGCTAGCAAGAGGCCTGTCTGGTCCGGCGGTCGGCTAGCAAGAGGCCTGTCTGGTCCGGCGGTCGGCTAGCAAGAGGCCTGTCTGGTCCGGCGGTCGGCTAGCAAGAGGCCTGTCTGGTCCGGCAGTCAGTTGGAGTAGCGGAGGGGGTGTAACCACCCCACCCACCCTGTCGGTGTCTTATCAAGgcccccacagacacacacacacattaggtgGGTGTGTCCAAGTTTGCCCTGTTCCTACCAGCATTTACATTTTATGGCTTGGCTCTAGTTTTTCCTCTGTCCTGAAATTAGACTGGGATTGGGATTTCCCAATGTCTCAACCTGACCATACTGGTTGGACTTGTAATTTATTTCAGGTAGGATAATAAGATGTTTAAACTGGTTTAgtctcaacagtacaatgacAGAATATTAATCACCTGCTATTGTATTTGGTCTGTTGACTGTCACAAGGTTCTCTTTATGCTAAGCAGTTCTCTTTATGCTAAGCAGTTCTCTTTATGCTAAGCAGTTCTCTTTATGCTAAGCAGTTCTCTTTATGCTAAGCAGTTCTCTTTATGCTAAGCAGTTCTCTTTATGCTAAGCAGTTCTCTTTATGCTAAGCAGTTCTCTGCACCCGCtagaacatctgctaaactgtggaccaataaactttgattttccTGGGTGATTTTGTATCTGTAATGCCCATTGGTTCTAGATACACACCTAAAGCAATTGATTTGTCACAGTAAGCTTTCCTGAACGGGAAGGCCAATGGTGTTTGTAAACActgaatatactgtatgtctattGTAGGCTGAAGTTCCTGTTTATTCCTCTACAGGAGACCAGGGTTTGCAGACAGGGGGGGACAGTCTGGATGACGGCACGGTCATGGAGGAGGGAGACACATCCCCTCAGCCTCAGAACCGCCGGACACGCAGGGAAGCTTGCACCTGTCCCTTCTGTAAGGACGGAGAGGCACGGTACGTAACATCTGAGCCTGTCAACACTGCTGCACTATCGGGAAACGTCAAGAGCTGGGTCAAATGTTGCTTTTATTACCTGGAAGCCTTTCTGTTGATTTTATGATGATGTAGCCAGGAACCAGGTTATATGGTTAGAACCAGGTTTCAGGAAGAACCACTGACCCTATTGCTTATGACTCATTTGCAGATACTTCTGTCTTTCTCCTATTGGTCCCAACGTAACAATAACCTCTGTGCAGATTTTATTTTCATTTAGGAATAATCCTGATGTATAAAAAATGCTGATGCCAGAGAGGGGGGAACATTTTAAAATAATAACAATACAAGCTAATCGGAGACCGGTTGGGAAGTATATTTGAGCGACATGATGTATGCGAAGACTGGGGCAATGTTTCTGAAACTGCACAAAATGTTGGTGGCACACATCAAATAGCCTAACAGCAAAATGACTCAATTCCCCCTTTGTCTGTTCAGAGATCCCAATAAGAAGAAGCAGCATATCTGTCACATGCCAGGTTGTGGGAAGGTGTACGGTAAGACATCTCACCTGAGAGCTCACCTTCGCTGGCACACTGGAGAACGACCCTTTGTCTGCGGCTGGTCCTTCTGTGGGAAGAAATTCACTCGCTCAGACGAACTGCAACGCCacaagaggacacacacaggtgagacggCCAAGCCGATATTTAAAATACATCTTTATTGATCCGTTATACTGAGACGATagatgggttggttgtttagcagcaAACCCGACACGCGTAACTATGGAGAAAAACAGAccgggttggcttagattgttaaAAACATGTCAACTATATATTtaatctccaatgtttattgaaaacataaatcaagttgcacaatgagcacttttCTCTATGTCGTTACAGTTGTTGGCTAGCTATGTTGGCTAGCTATGTTGGCTAGCTATGTTGGCTAGCTATGTTGGCTAGCTATGTTGGCTAGCTATGTTGGCTAGCTATGTTGGCTAGCTATGTTGGCTAgctatgttggctagctagctaatttgatCTATATTAGCTGTGACATCCACCAGAACATCTCAAAACAAGGTATCAAGAACAAGGTCAAATTAACTGAAACCAGTCATTTaggattccccacatggcagtttcttgtcatttgtTGCTCGCTATCTGACCATCCAGAATTTGACGCGGCCCCTCTAGTTAGTAGTTTGACACGGCCCCTCTAGTTAGTAGTTTGACACGGCCCCTCCTAGTTAGTAGTTTGACGCGGCCCCTCCTAGTTAGCGGTTTGACGCGGCCCCTCCTAGTTAGCGGTTTGACGCGGCCCCTCCTAGTTAGCGGTTTGACGCGGCCCCTCCTAGTTGGCGGTTTGACGCGGCCCCTCCTAGTTAGTAGTTTGACGCGGCCCCTCCTAGTTAGCGGTTTGACGCGGCCCCTCCTAGTTAGCGGTTTGACGCGGCCCCTCCTAGTTAGCGGTTTGACGCGGCCCCTCCTAGTTAGCGGTTTGACGCGGCCCCTCCTGGTTAGCGGTTTGACGCGGCCCCTCTAGTTAGCGGTTTGACGCGGCCCCTCCTAGTTAGCGGTTTGACGCGGCCCCTCTGGTTAGCGGTTTGACGCGGCCCCTCTGGTTAGCGGTTTGACGCGGCCCCTCTGGTTAGCGGTTTGACGCGGCCCCTCCTAGTTAGCGGTTTGACGCGGCCCCTCCTAGTTAGCGGTTTGACGCGGCCCCTCCTAGTTAGCAGTTTGACGCGGCCCCTCCTAGTTAGCGGTTTGACGCGGCCCCTCCTAGTTAGCGGTTTGACGCGGCCCCTCCTAGTTAGCGGTTTGACGCGGCCCCTCCTGGTTAGCGGTTTGACGCGGCCCCTCTAGTTAGCGGTTTGACGCGGCCCCTCTAGTTAGCGGTTTGACGCGGCCCCTCCTAGTTAGCGGTTTGACGCGGCCCCTCCTAGTTAGCGGTTTGACGCGGCCCCTCCTAGTTAGCGGTTTGACGCGGCCCCTCCTAGTTAGCGGTTTGACGCGGCCCCTCCTAGTTAGCGGTTTGACGCGGCCCCTCCTAGTTAGCGGTTTGACGCGGCCCCTCCTAGTTAGCGGTTTGACGCGGCCCCTCCTAGTTAGCGGTTTGACGCGGCCCCTCCTAGTTGGCGGTTTGACGCGGCCCCTCCTAGTTAGCGGTTTGACGCGGCCCCTCCTAGTTAGCGGTTTGACGCGGCCCCTCCTAGTTAGCGGTTTGACGCGGCCCCTCCTAGTTAGCGGTTTGACGCGGCCCCTCCTA
Coding sequences:
- the sp1 gene encoding transcription factor Sp1, which encodes MSDQQDEMAAMVESGGGFLQKRNTNTGQDSQQPSPLALLAATCSRIDTPGESDSGSEQQLDLSQAQLTQTANGSWQIIPVSLGSSSGSNTITTDSTGMVMTVGDSGKNRGQQVLTSVSSGHQGQQQYVLSSAPSLQGQQVLTMSGGQVVSMPNIHYQVIPQFQTVDGQHLQFAQAGVQQDPNAAGAGQFQLVSSPNGGQQLVRAGSGGNILTMPAGLLQQAIPLQNLGLGNSVLQNNQGQFQLANMPGLLNGNITLLPVSAASGSEGDGGSNQQLMQQVVSTSGTYYTNSTTTTTQTGTSYGGMTQQTQSTNGFQNSGGGIPIQPDNRDQPQQILIQPQQLIQGGTSLQTISAGGQVFATPTLTQDALQNLQIQTIPNTSPILLRTVGLNGQVSWQTLQLQSPAGTQITLAPMQGLSQLGPAQGGTMQLPGLHTINLNTLQNSGLQMHQLQGVPITISNTAGDQGLQTGGDSLDDGTVMEEGDTSPQPQNRRTRREACTCPFCKDGEARDPNKKKQHICHMPGCGKVYGKTSHLRAHLRWHTGERPFVCGWSFCGKKFTRSDELQRHKRTHTGEKKFTCTECPKRFMRSDHLSKHLKTHLNKKGTTGGVVTSDNSAPQSGGGGATDGGAGVNDQHALIAMETLSPEGIARLASSGINVMQVADLHSINTFGTFHVPEYSPDPGALISRGWRTHSGTRSPT